GATTTAGATTATTTCTTAGCAGAGCATAAGCTAGAAGATATGCGTGAAGCAGAAATGAAAACAGTAGTAGCTTCGGAAAAATCTTCAGAACCAAAAAGCGGAAAATTAAGTAGAGAAGAAGAAAAAGAAGTAAAAAAATTAAAGAACAGGTTTAGTAAAATAGAAAGAACCATAGCTGATTTAGAAAACGATATCAAAAAAATGGATGATCAGTTGGCAGAAGATTACGAAAAACACGCTGCTGATGGAACTTTCTTTGAAAAATATCAGGCTAAAAAAGATGAGTTGGATACTTTAACTGAAGAGCTGTTTGAACTTGATGATGAAATTTCATCAAGAGAAGGATAAACTTCTCGATACAATTTTTTGTTTCTTAAAATTACTCGAAGTGACTATAAAAAATCGAGATGTCAGTTCGAGTGAATTTCAGTAATCTAATGAATGAAATTAGTATCGAGAATCAATTGAATAATCATGAATTTTTCCCAAAACATACAAATCAATATTCCTCTTTTACAAGACAAAGGAGTTTTGTTATATGTAAAGAGAGAGGACTTGCTTCATCCATTTATTTCGGGAAATAAATTCAGAAAATTAAAATACAACATACAAGAAGCTAAAAATCAAAAGAAAGACTGTTTGTTAACTTTTGGTGGGGCTTATTCCAATCATATTTTGGCTACTGCAGCAGCAGGTAAAGAGTTTGGTTTTAAAACCGTTGGAGTAATTCGTGGAGAAGAATTAGGGATAGATTTAGAAAAAAATTTTGATAAAAATCCTACTTTAAAACAAGCTCATCAATTTGGAATGGAATTTTTATTTGTTTCTCGTGCTGAGTATCAACAAAAAAACGAAACAGATTTTTTAGCATCACTTTTAAATAAATATCCCAATTGTTATATCCTTCCAGAAGGAGGAACAAATTCTTTAGCGATTAAGGGTTGCGAAGAAATTTTATCAGAAACAGACAAGGATTTTACACATGTTTGTTGTGCTTTGGGAACTGGTGGTACGGTAACAGGAATTATTAATAGTAGTGCTGCTAAGCAGAATATT
Above is a genomic segment from Wenyingzhuangia fucanilytica containing:
- a CDS encoding 1-aminocyclopropane-1-carboxylate deaminase/D-cysteine desulfhydrase, producing MNFSQNIQINIPLLQDKGVLLYVKREDLLHPFISGNKFRKLKYNIQEAKNQKKDCLLTFGGAYSNHILATAAAGKEFGFKTVGVIRGEELGIDLEKNFDKNPTLKQAHQFGMEFLFVSRAEYQQKNETDFLASLLNKYPNCYILPEGGTNSLAIKGCEEILSETDKDFTHVCCALGTGGTVTGIINSSAAKQNILVFPSLKGSWIADEINSLKPNKQNWKVISEYHFGGYGKVSEELITFINQFKKDTNILLDPIYTGKMLFGILDLIKNNHFKKESKILAIHTGGLQGIAGMNLLLKQKNKTIINE